The following coding sequences lie in one Opisthocomus hoazin isolate bOpiHoa1 chromosome 7, bOpiHoa1.hap1, whole genome shotgun sequence genomic window:
- the UBE2L6 gene encoding ubiquitin/ISG15-conjugating enzyme E2 L6 isoform X1: protein MTPVVPTLLYGPRPVWLHPPTPCSGRGWSTSPRLPGAWPAGAPPRSTRHCWPWPRGSPRSWRRRGAGPGPASCGRWRATCGAGRGCCCPIYHPGVDPDGHVCQPLTSAQHWVPTTRAIQVLQDLLLLLDSPDPQRVLRQDLARELQDQPEVFLRRAEEHTRHHAEQRPGP, encoded by the exons ATGACCCCTGTGGTCCCCACCCTTCTCTATGGCCCCAGGCCTGTCTGGCTCCACCCCCCAACCCCGTGCTCggggaggggctggagcacctcgcCCCGCCTACCCGGAGCGTGGCCCGCTGGagccccgccccgcagcaccaGGCATTGCTGGCCATGGCCGCGAGGCTCGCCAAG gagctggaggaggcgcGGCGCTGGGCCGGGGCCCGCGAGCTGCGGCCGCTGGAGGGCGACATGCGGCGCtgggaggggctgctgctgccc CATCTACCACCCTGGCGTGGACCCCGACGGCCACGTCTGCCAGCCTCTCACCTCTGCCcagcactgggtgcccaccacccgCGCTATCCAAG tgctgcaggacctgctgctgctgctggacagCCCAGACCCCCAGCGAGTGCTGCGGCAGGACCTGGCCCGTGAGCTCCAGGACCAGCCCGAGGTCTTCCTGCGCCGGGCGGAGGAACACACCCGCCACCACGCCGAGCAGCGCCCGGGGCCTTAA
- the UBE2L6 gene encoding ubiquitin/ISG15-conjugating enzyme E2 L6 isoform X3 translates to MAARLAKELEEARRWAGARELRPLEGDMRRWEGLLLPNNPPYNTGAFRFELTFAPNHPLSPPCATLCTSIYHPGVDPDGHVCQPLTSAQHWVPTTRAIQVLQDLLLLLDSPDPQRVLRQDLARELQDQPEVFLRRAEEHTRHHAEQRPGP, encoded by the exons ATGGCCGCGAGGCTCGCCAAG gagctggaggaggcgcGGCGCTGGGCCGGGGCCCGCGAGCTGCGGCCGCTGGAGGGCGACATGCGGCGCtgggaggggctgctgctgccc AACAACCCCCCATACAACACGGGCGCCTTCCGCTTTGAGCTGACCTTTGCCCCCAACCACCCGCTGTCCCCTCCCTGCGCCACCCTCTGCACCAGCATCTACCACCCTGGCGTGGACCCCGACGGCCACGTCTGCCAGCCTCTCACCTCTGCCcagcactgggtgcccaccacccgCGCTATCCAAG tgctgcaggacctgctgctgctgctggacagCCCAGACCCCCAGCGAGTGCTGCGGCAGGACCTGGCCCGTGAGCTCCAGGACCAGCCCGAGGTCTTCCTGCGCCGGGCGGAGGAACACACCCGCCACCACGCCGAGCAGCGCCCGGGGCCTTAA
- the UBE2L6 gene encoding ubiquitin/ISG15-conjugating enzyme E2 L6 isoform X2: protein MAARLAKELEEARRWAGARELRPLEGDMRRWEGLLLPQNNPPYNTGAFRFELTFAPNHPLSPPCATLCTSIYHPGVDPDGHVCQPLTSAQHWVPTTRAIQVLQDLLLLLDSPDPQRVLRQDLARELQDQPEVFLRRAEEHTRHHAEQRPGP, encoded by the exons ATGGCCGCGAGGCTCGCCAAG gagctggaggaggcgcGGCGCTGGGCCGGGGCCCGCGAGCTGCGGCCGCTGGAGGGCGACATGCGGCGCtgggaggggctgctgctgccc CAGAACAACCCCCCATACAACACGGGCGCCTTCCGCTTTGAGCTGACCTTTGCCCCCAACCACCCGCTGTCCCCTCCCTGCGCCACCCTCTGCACCAGCATCTACCACCCTGGCGTGGACCCCGACGGCCACGTCTGCCAGCCTCTCACCTCTGCCcagcactgggtgcccaccacccgCGCTATCCAAG tgctgcaggacctgctgctgctgctggacagCCCAGACCCCCAGCGAGTGCTGCGGCAGGACCTGGCCCGTGAGCTCCAGGACCAGCCCGAGGTCTTCCTGCGCCGGGCGGAGGAACACACCCGCCACCACGCCGAGCAGCGCCCGGGGCCTTAA